A window of the Chroogloeocystis siderophila 5.2 s.c.1 genome harbors these coding sequences:
- a CDS encoding phosphate-starvation-inducible PsiE family protein, with amino-acid sequence MLKTSEKNTRSFYNWFDRERIVHSLELVQNLIVVLLCIGLFCTMLIRLGDIFISLLQPLRFQDITSDILFILILVELFRLLIIYLQEQRISVGVAVEVSIVSVLREVIIREVLEIPWQQILAVCAFLLILALLLLTRAWMAKIFNTISLENNQKLSENARDHSVEKRVPI; translated from the coding sequence ATGCTGAAAACTTCAGAAAAAAACACGAGATCTTTTTATAATTGGTTTGATCGAGAACGTATAGTTCATAGCCTAGAACTTGTACAAAACCTAATTGTGGTTTTGTTGTGCATCGGATTGTTTTGCACTATGCTGATTCGGCTAGGTGATATATTTATTTCACTATTACAACCATTGAGATTTCAAGATATAACTTCAGATATTTTATTCATTTTGATATTAGTCGAGCTATTTCGCTTGCTTATTATTTATTTGCAAGAACAACGGATTTCAGTAGGTGTAGCAGTAGAAGTTTCAATTGTATCTGTCTTGCGAGAAGTTATAATTCGAGAGGTTTTAGAAATTCCTTGGCAACAAATTTTAGCAGTTTGTGCTTTTTTATTAATTTTAGCTTTGTTACTATTAACTCGTGCTTGGATGGCGAAGATTTTTAATACAATTTCATTAGAAAACAATCAGAAGTTGAGTGAAAATGCAAGAGATCATTCTGTAGAAAAACGCGTACCAATTTAG
- the pheS gene encoding phenylalanine--tRNA ligase subunit alpha, translating to MSNQPSTLKAQLETLRQEGISAIATADSLDRLEELRVVYLGKKGQLSGLLRSMGQLSAEERPQIGAIANTVKEALQAEIEKQRHKLQAVAIQAQLEAETIDVTMPGVYRPLGRVHPLHSTIDRVLDIFVGLGYTVAQGPEMETDYYNFEALNFQADHPARDMQDTLFLPDGNLLRTHTSNVQIHYMEDNDPPVRVAIPGRCYRRDTVDATHAAVFHQIEILAVDEGLTFTDLKGTVKIFLQELFGDSPIRFRASYFPFTEPSAEVDVQWKGRWLEVMGCGMVDPNVLKAVGYDPEVYTGFAAGMGVERLAMVLHEIDDIRRFYNSDLRFLQQF from the coding sequence ATGAGCAATCAGCCTAGCACTTTAAAGGCTCAACTGGAAACTTTACGACAAGAAGGCATAAGCGCGATCGCTACTGCTGATTCCTTGGATCGTTTAGAGGAACTTCGAGTAGTTTACCTCGGTAAGAAGGGTCAGTTATCAGGATTGCTGCGCAGCATGGGGCAATTGAGTGCTGAAGAACGTCCGCAAATCGGGGCGATCGCTAATACTGTTAAAGAAGCCCTACAAGCAGAAATCGAAAAGCAGCGTCACAAGTTACAAGCGGTGGCGATTCAAGCACAATTAGAAGCAGAAACAATTGATGTGACAATGCCTGGTGTTTATCGCCCGCTTGGTCGCGTTCACCCGCTTCATAGTACAATAGATCGCGTGCTGGATATCTTTGTTGGTCTAGGCTACACTGTGGCTCAAGGACCAGAGATGGAAACTGACTACTATAACTTTGAAGCACTCAATTTCCAAGCGGATCACCCTGCACGTGATATGCAGGATACTTTATTTCTTCCTGATGGAAATTTATTGCGGACGCATACTTCCAACGTGCAAATTCACTACATGGAAGACAACGATCCGCCAGTACGCGTCGCAATTCCAGGACGTTGCTATCGTCGCGATACTGTAGATGCTACTCATGCCGCAGTGTTTCACCAAATCGAAATTTTGGCAGTCGATGAAGGCTTGACTTTCACTGACCTCAAAGGAACGGTTAAAATATTTTTACAAGAATTATTCGGCGATTCACCAATTCGCTTCCGTGCAAGTTATTTCCCTTTCACCGAACCTTCAGCCGAAGTAGACGTGCAATGGAAAGGTCGCTGGTTAGAGGTAATGGGCTGCGGTATGGTTGACCCGAATGTGCTGAAAGCGGTAGGATACGACCCTGAAGTTTATACCGGCTTCGCGGCAGGTATGGGTGTGGAAAGATTAGCGATGGTACTGCACGAAATAGATGATATTCGGCGTTTCTACAACAGCGACTTGCGGTTTTTGCAACAATTCTAA
- the surE gene encoding 5'/3'-nucleotidase SurE has translation MKLLICNDDGIYALGIRTLADTLAAAGHEVAVVCPDRERSATGHGLTLHQPIRAELVESVFHPSIKAWACSGTPADCVKLALWALLDSPPDFVLSGINQGANLGTDILYSGTVSAAMEGIIEGIPSVALSLTSFTSKEFQPAATFAIHLLEQLKSHPLPEVMLLNVNIPAVELAEIAGVKITRQGIRRYVDVFEKRVDPRGKTYYWLAGELLEDLAPAEQGLNLPQDIPTDVEVIRHNFITITPLHYNLTYLDALHPLSEWKFD, from the coding sequence ATGAAACTACTTATTTGCAACGACGATGGTATTTACGCGCTAGGAATTCGGACTCTAGCCGATACTTTAGCAGCAGCCGGACACGAAGTCGCGGTTGTTTGTCCAGATCGCGAGCGATCGGCAACTGGACATGGATTAACATTACATCAACCGATTCGTGCAGAACTCGTCGAGTCGGTATTTCACCCTAGCATCAAAGCTTGGGCTTGTTCGGGAACGCCTGCTGACTGCGTTAAACTTGCATTGTGGGCATTGCTCGATAGTCCACCAGATTTCGTGCTTTCTGGTATCAATCAGGGAGCAAATTTAGGAACTGATATTCTTTATTCTGGTACTGTCTCGGCGGCTATGGAGGGGATCATTGAGGGTATTCCTAGTGTGGCATTATCACTCACAAGTTTTACTTCTAAAGAGTTTCAACCTGCTGCGACATTTGCAATTCACTTACTCGAACAATTGAAAAGCCACCCTTTACCTGAGGTTATGTTACTCAACGTTAATATTCCGGCAGTCGAGTTAGCAGAAATTGCAGGAGTAAAAATCACGCGTCAGGGAATTCGTCGCTACGTTGATGTTTTTGAAAAGCGTGTCGATCCTCGCGGTAAAACTTATTACTGGTTAGCCGGAGAGTTGCTTGAAGATCTCGCGCCTGCTGAACAGGGTTTAAATTTACCTCAAGATATTCCAACGGATGTTGAAGTAATTCGCCATAACTTCATCACCATCACTCCTTTACATTACAACTTGACGTATCTCGACGCGTTACATCCCTTATCCGAATGGAAATTTGACTAA
- a CDS encoding bifunctional riboflavin kinase/FAD synthetase, which translates to MWVTSSLTNALTPTAIALGNFDGIHLGHQEVIRPILHRSKNQEEVRSFLSYPLSVPADTQTPISSADRPEHIYSTVVTFNPHPQEFFTGKKRSLLTPLDEKVQQLQALGVDQLIRIPFTWNLASLSPQDFVEKILIQQLCCQQISVGENFCFGKQRTGTAKDLKAIAASFDIPVTIVPIYARGGDRISSSAIRQALENGDLQRAQELLGRPYTLTGTVVKGQQLGRTIGFPTANVAVPAEKFLPANGVYAVRVFVQGVDNHLGVMNIGVRPTVSGTHPSVEVYLFDWSGDLYGETLTVQLEKFLRPEKKFASLDELKAQIQLDCTAAKEELQGNTK; encoded by the coding sequence GTGTGGGTTACTTCATCTCTAACTAATGCTTTGACACCAACCGCGATCGCCCTAGGAAACTTTGATGGCATTCACTTAGGGCATCAAGAGGTTATTCGTCCAATTTTGCATCGTAGCAAAAATCAGGAAGAGGTTAGAAGCTTCCTGTCTTACCCCTTATCAGTTCCTGCGGACACGCAAACGCCAATATCTAGCGCGGATCGCCCTGAACATATTTATAGTACTGTCGTTACTTTTAATCCGCATCCGCAAGAGTTCTTTACAGGGAAAAAGCGATCGCTTCTGACACCTTTAGATGAAAAAGTTCAGCAACTTCAAGCTTTAGGTGTAGACCAACTCATACGAATTCCATTTACATGGAATTTAGCTTCTTTAAGTCCGCAAGACTTTGTGGAAAAAATTCTCATTCAACAGTTGTGCTGTCAACAAATCAGTGTGGGTGAAAACTTTTGTTTCGGGAAGCAGCGCACAGGTACAGCAAAAGATTTAAAAGCGATCGCAGCAAGTTTTGATATTCCGGTAACGATTGTTCCCATTTATGCGCGAGGAGGCGATCGCATTAGTAGTTCAGCGATTCGTCAAGCCCTGGAAAACGGCGATTTACAACGCGCCCAAGAGTTATTAGGACGTCCCTACACCCTCACAGGAACCGTTGTAAAAGGACAGCAGTTGGGTAGAACAATTGGTTTTCCGACTGCTAATGTCGCTGTACCAGCCGAAAAATTTCTACCAGCTAATGGCGTCTACGCTGTTCGGGTTTTTGTTCAAGGCGTGGATAATCACCTAGGCGTGATGAATATTGGTGTTCGTCCCACAGTTAGCGGTACACATCCATCTGTAGAGGTATATTTATTTGACTGGTCGGGAGATTTATACGGTGAAACGTTAACTGTACAGCTAGAAAAATTCCTACGCCCCGAAAAGAAATTCGCTTCATTAGATGAATTAAAAGCACAAATTCAACTTGACTGCACTGCTGCAAAAGAGGAATTACAAGGGAACACTAAGTGA
- a CDS encoding AAA family ATPase, with product MKKIEILTQNLSRTIVGKAEPIRLVLVSLLAGGHVLLEDVPGVGKTLLAKSLARSVAGKFQRLQCTPDLLPTDITGTNIWNPKTGEFEYLPGPVFTNVLLADEINRATPRTQSALLEVMEEEQVTVDGVSRPVPSPFFVIATQNPIEYQGTFPLPEAQMDRFMLSLSLGYPSETEELAMLQRLQEGITVADLQPCITLAEVAELRRSCAAVKVDKTLQRYILDLVRATRDSEEVMLGVSPRGTVALHKATQALAFLCDRTYAIPDDVKYLAPHVLCHRLIPVGGHKAKSVVERLLRSVPIP from the coding sequence ATGAAAAAAATTGAGATTCTGACGCAAAACCTGAGTCGTACGATTGTTGGTAAAGCTGAACCCATCCGCTTAGTGTTAGTTTCCCTACTTGCTGGAGGTCATGTACTGCTAGAAGATGTTCCTGGCGTAGGCAAAACGTTACTCGCAAAATCATTAGCGCGTTCGGTTGCGGGTAAATTTCAACGCTTACAATGTACTCCCGACTTGCTACCAACAGATATTACCGGAACGAACATTTGGAATCCCAAAACAGGCGAGTTTGAATATCTTCCAGGTCCCGTATTTACAAATGTACTGCTAGCAGACGAAATCAATCGCGCGACACCCCGTACGCAATCGGCGCTATTAGAAGTCATGGAAGAGGAACAAGTCACCGTTGATGGCGTTTCGCGACCTGTTCCGAGTCCTTTTTTTGTGATTGCGACACAAAACCCGATTGAATATCAAGGAACTTTTCCCTTACCCGAAGCGCAAATGGATCGCTTTATGTTGTCGTTGAGTTTGGGTTATCCAAGCGAAACCGAAGAATTAGCGATGCTGCAACGATTACAAGAAGGCATTACCGTAGCTGATTTACAACCTTGTATCACACTTGCAGAAGTTGCCGAATTACGCCGCAGTTGTGCAGCTGTTAAGGTAGACAAAACGTTACAACGCTACATTCTCGATCTTGTTCGCGCGACACGCGATTCGGAAGAAGTTATGCTGGGTGTGAGTCCGCGCGGTACGGTAGCATTACACAAAGCAACGCAAGCACTCGCGTTTTTGTGCGATCGCACTTATGCAATTCCCGATGATGTCAAGTATCTAGCACCTCATGTTTTGTGTCATCGTCTGATTCCGGTTGGCGGACACAAAGCTAAATCTGTTGTAGAAAGGCTATTGCGATCGGTTCCCATTCCCTAA
- a CDS encoding class I SAM-dependent methyltransferase, with translation MFLEKARQDAQAAKVEYVQGDMRSLPWTEHFDCIIDWFAAFGYFDNQDNRQVLAEAYRALKPDGKLLIELQSLYRILKEFRACSVTECNNNC, from the coding sequence TTGTTTTTAGAAAAAGCGCGTCAAGATGCTCAAGCAGCTAAAGTTGAATATGTTCAAGGCGATATGCGATCGCTTCCTTGGACAGAACACTTTGATTGCATTATTGACTGGTTCGCCGCCTTTGGCTACTTTGACAATCAAGACAATCGTCAAGTGCTGGCTGAGGCTTACCGCGCACTCAAACCAGATGGTAAGTTGTTAATAGAATTGCAAAGCTTGTACCGAATCTTAAAAGAATTTCGCGCTTGTTCTGTTACAGAGTGCAACAATAACTGTTGA
- a CDS encoding diheme cytochrome c, whose amino-acid sequence MMQPHAKTRRRSQFIFLLIILLWSITMGWGLALATNAQPSSEQEATEIGTVDIVPSRYQLGQELYLENCATCHIALPPAVMPTQTWQKLLQDPQHYGVTLPQLVDPSRLLIWNYLRNFSRPLLKEETTPYRLGESRYFKALHPNVKLPRPVDVGSCVSCHPGATEYNFRRLSPEWEATQ is encoded by the coding sequence ATGATGCAACCACACGCTAAAACTCGGAGGCGATCGCAATTCATTTTTTTACTAATCATTTTACTGTGGAGTATAACGATGGGTTGGGGACTAGCACTCGCGACCAACGCCCAACCTTCTTCTGAACAAGAGGCAACAGAAATTGGCACTGTTGATATTGTGCCGTCACGCTATCAATTAGGACAAGAACTTTATCTAGAAAATTGCGCGACTTGCCATATTGCCTTACCACCCGCAGTAATGCCAACACAAACCTGGCAAAAGCTATTGCAAGATCCGCAGCACTACGGCGTGACGCTTCCTCAACTAGTCGATCCATCGCGCTTGCTGATCTGGAACTATCTGCGCAATTTTTCGCGCCCTTTACTCAAAGAAGAAACGACACCCTATCGCCTTGGCGAATCGCGTTACTTTAAAGCGTTACATCCTAATGTGAAACTACCCCGCCCTGTTGATGTAGGTAGTTGCGTAAGTTGCCATCCTGGTGCAACAGAATATAATTTTCGCCGTCTATCACCTGAGTGGGAAGCAACGCAGTAA
- the secA gene encoding preprotein translocase subunit SecA, giving the protein MLKNLLGDPNARKLKKFQPYVTDVNLLEEEIQALSDQQLSSKTAEFKQRLDKGETLDDLLPEAFAVVREAGRRVLGMRHFDVQLLGGAILHHGQIAEMKTGEGKTLVSTLPAYLNALSGKGVHIVTVNDYLARRDAEWMGQIHRFLGLSVGLIQQGMGPSERKKNYDCDITYVTNSEVGFDYLRDNMASSIQEVVQRPFNYCVIDEVDSILIDEARTPLIISGQVERPTEKYLQAAQIAAALKKEEHYEVDEKAHNVILTDEGFAAAEEMLQVKDLYDPNDPWAHYIFNALKAKELFTKDVKYIVRNDEVIIVDEFTGRVLPGRRWSDGLHQAIEAKERVEIQPETQTLATITYQNLFLLYPKLAGMTGTAKTEEAEFERIYKLEVTIVPTNRPTKRQDLSDMVYKTEEGKWRAIAEECAEMHELGRPVLVGTTSVEKSEYLSALLSQRNVPHNLLNARPENVERESEIIAQAGRKGAVTIATNMAGRGTDIILGGNADYMARLKLREYFMPRIVQPEDEDVFAIEKASGLPASSSSSGQGFVPGKKVKTWKASPQIFPTQLSRELEQQLKAAVEFAVREYGERSLPELEAEDKVAVAAEKAPTNDPVIQKLRDVYNALLREYEKFTSREHDEVVQLGGLHVIGTERHESRRIDNQLRGRAGRQGDPGSTRFFLSLQDNLLRIFGGDRVAGLMTAFQVEEDMPIESKMLTRSLEGAQKKVETYYYDIRKQVFEYDEVMNNQRRAIYAERRRVLEGLDLKELVIKYAEKTMDEIVDYYINPDLPSEEWDLPNLVSKVKEFVYLLADLEPNQMEDLSVGEIKTFLHEQVRIAYDVKEAQVDQIQPGLMRQAERFFILQQIDTLWREHLQQMDALRESVGLRGYGQKDPLIEYKSEGYELFLDMMTNIRRNVVYSLFQFQPQVQPAVQAPSGMV; this is encoded by the coding sequence ATGCTGAAAAACTTGCTGGGCGATCCTAACGCTCGTAAGCTCAAAAAATTCCAGCCTTACGTTACAGACGTCAATCTTCTTGAGGAAGAAATTCAAGCGCTTTCCGATCAGCAACTTAGTAGCAAAACAGCGGAGTTTAAGCAGCGGTTGGATAAAGGCGAAACCTTGGACGATCTACTTCCAGAAGCATTCGCGGTTGTGCGAGAAGCTGGAAGACGCGTATTAGGAATGCGCCACTTTGATGTTCAACTTCTCGGTGGGGCGATCCTGCATCATGGACAAATCGCCGAAATGAAAACCGGTGAAGGTAAAACGCTGGTATCAACTCTTCCTGCTTATCTCAACGCGCTTTCTGGTAAGGGAGTACATATCGTTACGGTCAATGACTACCTAGCACGCCGCGACGCGGAATGGATGGGGCAAATCCATCGCTTTTTAGGGCTGAGTGTCGGACTAATTCAGCAAGGCATGGGACCATCAGAGCGTAAGAAAAACTATGATTGTGACATCACGTATGTTACGAATAGCGAGGTGGGCTTTGACTACTTACGTGATAACATGGCTTCCTCGATTCAGGAAGTTGTACAGCGTCCCTTCAATTACTGCGTGATCGACGAAGTTGATTCGATTTTGATTGACGAAGCGCGAACACCACTGATTATCTCAGGACAAGTCGAACGACCTACAGAAAAATATTTACAAGCTGCACAAATTGCCGCCGCGTTAAAGAAAGAAGAACATTACGAAGTTGACGAGAAAGCGCATAACGTCATTTTAACGGATGAAGGTTTCGCGGCAGCAGAAGAAATGCTGCAAGTTAAGGATTTGTATGATCCTAACGATCCTTGGGCGCACTACATCTTTAACGCACTCAAAGCAAAAGAACTTTTCACCAAAGACGTTAAATATATCGTCCGTAATGATGAAGTCATAATTGTGGATGAGTTCACAGGACGCGTTCTTCCAGGAAGGCGGTGGAGTGACGGTCTACACCAAGCAATCGAAGCAAAAGAAAGAGTTGAAATTCAGCCAGAAACGCAAACTCTAGCAACGATTACGTATCAAAACTTGTTTTTGCTGTACCCTAAACTCGCAGGAATGACCGGAACAGCTAAAACCGAAGAAGCAGAGTTTGAGCGAATTTACAAGCTAGAAGTCACAATTGTTCCTACAAACCGTCCTACCAAACGTCAAGACTTGTCTGATATGGTGTATAAGACGGAGGAAGGAAAATGGCGGGCGATCGCCGAAGAATGTGCGGAAATGCACGAACTTGGTCGCCCTGTCTTAGTGGGAACCACGAGTGTCGAAAAATCTGAATATCTTAGTGCTTTACTCAGTCAACGTAACGTACCGCACAACCTCCTTAATGCCCGTCCTGAGAACGTTGAACGCGAGTCAGAAATTATCGCCCAAGCCGGACGTAAAGGCGCGGTGACAATCGCCACAAACATGGCAGGTCGCGGAACCGATATTATTCTTGGTGGTAATGCGGATTATATGGCGCGACTCAAACTGCGCGAATACTTTATGCCCCGCATTGTCCAACCGGAAGATGAAGACGTTTTTGCGATAGAAAAAGCATCAGGATTACCCGCATCGAGTAGCAGTAGCGGTCAAGGTTTTGTTCCTGGCAAAAAAGTAAAAACGTGGAAAGCTTCACCGCAAATTTTCCCCACGCAGCTATCGCGCGAGTTAGAACAACAACTTAAAGCAGCCGTAGAATTTGCTGTACGCGAATACGGCGAACGGAGTTTACCCGAACTTGAAGCGGAAGATAAGGTTGCAGTTGCCGCAGAAAAAGCACCGACAAACGATCCTGTGATTCAAAAGCTGCGGGATGTTTATAACGCCTTGCTACGCGAATACGAAAAATTTACTTCGCGCGAACACGATGAAGTTGTCCAACTAGGTGGTTTGCATGTCATTGGCACTGAACGCCATGAATCACGGCGCATTGATAACCAATTACGCGGACGTGCCGGAAGACAAGGCGACCCTGGCTCAACGCGCTTTTTCTTGAGTTTGCAAGACAACTTGTTGCGGATTTTTGGCGGCGATCGCGTTGCGGGATTGATGACGGCGTTCCAAGTCGAAGAAGATATGCCGATTGAGTCTAAGATGCTGACTCGCAGTTTAGAAGGCGCACAAAAGAAAGTCGAAACCTACTATTACGACATCCGTAAGCAGGTGTTTGAGTACGACGAGGTAATGAATAACCAGCGTCGGGCAATTTATGCCGAACGTCGCCGCGTCCTCGAAGGTCTAGACTTAAAAGAATTGGTGATTAAGTACGCCGAAAAAACGATGGATGAAATCGTGGATTACTACATTAATCCCGATTTGCCATCAGAAGAGTGGGATTTACCAAATTTGGTAAGCAAGGTTAAAGAATTTGTTTATCTCTTAGCAGATTTAGAACCGAATCAGATGGAAGATCTTTCGGTGGGCGAAATTAAAACCTTTCTCCACGAGCAAGTGCGGATCGCGTACGATGTCAAAGAAGCGCAAGTCGATCAGATCCAGCCAGGATTGATGCGCCAAGCTGAGCGATTCTTTATCTTGCAGCAAATTGATACGCTATGGCGCGAACACTTACAACAAATGGATGCATTGCGCGAATCGGTAGGATTGCGCGGCTACGGACAAAAAGATCCATTGATTGAGTACAAGAGCGAAGGATACGAGTTGTTCTTGGATATGATGACTAATATTCGTCGTAATGTGGTATACTCTCTATTCCAATTTCAGCCGCAAGTTCAACCAGCAGTGCAAGCACCATCAGGAATGGTTTAA
- a CDS encoding aspartate/glutamate racemase family protein, producing MKIKVINPNTTASITQKIAEAAIAVANSGTEIIACNPDKGPVSIEGHYDEALSVVGILEEIKKGEAAGVDGYVIACFGDPGLLAARELAKGPVLGIAEAAMHAASLIATGFSIVTTLSRTRVIAQHLVANYGMTHFCRKIRAIDLPVLELEDENSNARKTILAECRQALIEDGAGAIVLGCGGMADLSAQLSQELGVPVIDGVSVAVKFVEALVSLGLNTSKKGDLAYPIAKPYTGMLYAFAFENRE from the coding sequence ATGAAGATCAAAGTCATCAATCCTAACACCACTGCGAGCATAACGCAAAAGATTGCAGAGGCGGCGATCGCAGTGGCAAATTCTGGAACTGAAATTATTGCGTGTAATCCAGATAAGGGTCCGGTTTCGATTGAAGGACACTATGATGAAGCGCTGAGTGTTGTTGGCATTCTTGAAGAAATTAAAAAAGGAGAAGCCGCAGGTGTTGATGGTTATGTAATTGCTTGCTTTGGCGATCCTGGATTACTCGCTGCGCGGGAATTAGCAAAGGGTCCTGTTTTAGGAATTGCAGAAGCCGCGATGCATGCTGCGAGTTTGATCGCGACTGGGTTTTCGATTGTGACGACGTTGAGTCGTACGCGGGTGATTGCCCAACATTTGGTTGCTAACTACGGTATGACGCATTTTTGTCGCAAAATTCGCGCGATTGATTTACCTGTACTTGAACTTGAGGATGAAAACTCTAACGCACGAAAAACGATTTTAGCCGAATGTCGTCAAGCTTTGATAGAAGATGGGGCTGGTGCGATCGTTTTGGGATGTGGCGGGATGGCTGATTTATCAGCGCAACTAAGTCAAGAATTAGGAGTTCCGGTTATTGATGGCGTGAGTGTCGCGGTTAAGTTTGTTGAAGCTTTGGTAAGCCTGGGCTTGAATACGAGTAAGAAGGGCGATTTAGCTTATCCGATCGCAAAGCCGTATACTGGAATGCTTTATGCTTTTGCTTTTGAGAACCGAGAATGA
- a CDS encoding GNAT family N-acetyltransferase, which yields MGCQLFTGLYPNVLTEQYRKSGYIWGVYVEPAYRRQGIAKKLTLESLNYLKSLGCTRALLHASPLGQHVYSSLGFTPSNEMCFDLR from the coding sequence ATGGGGTGTCAGCTATTTACTGGACTTTACCCTAATGTTTTGACCGAGCAGTATCGTAAAAGTGGCTACATTTGGGGTGTCTACGTTGAGCCAGCTTATCGCCGTCAAGGTATTGCCAAAAAACTCACGCTAGAATCACTCAACTACCTCAAATCGCTTGGTTGTACAAGAGCACTTCTTCATGCTTCTCCTCTTGGTCAACATGTGTATTCTAGCTTAGGCTTTACCCCAAGCAATGAAATGTGTTTTGATTTGCGGTAA
- a CDS encoding allophanate hydrolase-related protein, whose product MTETNSNSNTSTKRIFICGSALRGQPDHQNLQSAKFIKEAKTQPCYRLHAAGDGWHPAIYEVEQGGISIPGEVYELTQAEFDYLSANEPPNMYPSDIVLEDGEVLTAFLYPQELVQKHNWPDISHHGGWAAYKAAS is encoded by the coding sequence ATGACCGAAACTAATTCCAACTCAAACACAAGTACAAAGCGGATATTTATCTGTGGTTCAGCATTGCGCGGACAACCCGATCATCAAAACCTACAATCGGCGAAGTTTATCAAAGAAGCAAAAACCCAACCTTGCTATCGACTTCATGCAGCAGGTGATGGTTGGCATCCTGCAATTTACGAAGTAGAACAAGGCGGAATTTCGATTCCTGGCGAAGTATACGAATTAACTCAAGCCGAGTTTGACTACTTATCCGCCAATGAACCACCGAATATGTATCCGAGTGATATTGTTTTAGAAGATGGCGAAGTTCTGACTGCGTTTCTTTATCCGCAAGAGTTAGTACAAAAACATAATTGGCCTGATATTTCGCATCACGGTGGCTGGGCGGCTTATAAGGCTGCGAGTTAG
- a CDS encoding GntR family transcriptional regulator — translation MPLSPRSLQRSQSLQEQTYQALRTAILSGELMPGQRLIETHLAKKLQVSRTPIREAVRQLQREELVIAEPNNILRVATISMTDAIQLYDCRLALEQLSVVEACEHATESQIQNLNLMVMQAEKLINSKPSQLTNFQLLDLDYRFHRLLAESSGNLWLRSLLDQVFDKMMLLRIHTIQNNRDVLEIRTEHRQIYEAVQARNPDAATQAIKAHLVASKERVAREMQNLQQTSSIVQEG, via the coding sequence TCACCGCGATCGCTCCAGCGAAGTCAATCGCTACAGGAGCAAACTTATCAAGCATTGCGCACAGCTATCCTCTCAGGTGAACTAATGCCAGGGCAGCGGTTAATCGAAACTCATCTTGCCAAAAAGCTACAGGTGAGCAGAACTCCCATTCGAGAAGCAGTCCGGCAGCTGCAACGCGAGGAATTAGTCATCGCTGAACCGAATAATATTTTACGTGTCGCGACAATTTCCATGACCGATGCGATACAGTTATACGATTGCCGACTCGCACTAGAGCAATTATCCGTAGTCGAAGCGTGCGAACACGCCACCGAGTCCCAAATTCAAAACTTAAACTTGATGGTGATGCAAGCCGAGAAGCTCATCAATAGTAAACCATCTCAACTCACTAACTTTCAACTGCTTGATTTAGATTACCGTTTTCATCGGCTACTCGCTGAGAGTTCAGGAAATTTATGGCTGCGATCACTTCTCGATCAAGTTTTTGATAAAATGATGCTTTTGAGAATTCATACGATTCAAAATAATCGCGATGTGCTAGAAATTCGGACGGAGCATCGCCAGATTTATGAGGCCGTACAAGCGCGAAATCCCGATGCGGCAACTCAAGCGATTAAAGCGCATCTTGTGGCGAGTAAAGAGCGAGTCGCACGTGAAATGCAGAATTTGCAACAAACCAGCAGTATTGTTCAAGAAGGTTAA